A region of Lepus europaeus isolate LE1 chromosome 2, mLepTim1.pri, whole genome shotgun sequence DNA encodes the following proteins:
- the LOC133749307 gene encoding large ribosomal subunit protein uL11-like — MPSKFDPNKIKVVYLWCTGGEVSAKSALAPKIGPLVGDDIAKATSDWKGLQITVKLTIQNRQAQVEVVPSASALIIKALKEPPETGRSRRTSNSGNITFDEIVNIAQQVRHRSLARELSGTIKEILGTAQSVGCNVDGRHPHDIIDDINSGAVECPAS, encoded by the coding sequence ATGCCATCCAAGTTCGATCCCAACAAGATCAAAGTCGTATACCTGTGGTGCACTGGTGGCGAGGTCAGCGCCAAGTCTGCCCTGGCCCCCAAGATCGGCCCCCTGGTTGGCGATGACATTGCCAAGGCAACCAGTGACTGGAAGGGGCTGCAGATTACAGTGAAACTGACCATCCAGAATCGACAGGCCCAGGTCGAGGTGGTGCCTTCGGCCTCGGCCCTCATCATCAAAGCCCTCAAGGAACCcccagagacaggaagaagcagaagaaCATCAAACAGTGGGAACATCACCTTCGATGAGATCGTCAACATTGCCCAGCAGGTGCGCCACCGGTCTCTAGCCAGAGAACTCTCCGGAACCATTAAGGAGATCCTGGGGACCGCCCAGTCTGTGGGCTGCAACGTGGACGGCCGCCACCCTCACGACATCATCGATGACATCAACAGTGGTGCCGTGGAGTGCCCGGCTAGTTAA